In Nematostella vectensis chromosome 3, jaNemVect1.1, whole genome shotgun sequence, the genomic window GCTTGCTTGGGCATGCCATTTTGGTTTATCGTGCCCAACCAATAGACTGCTGCCACTATTTCGAGGCTGTCGCGTGGCAGTGATTGATTGGCTCTTTTCACTTATTTGATAGCATTAAACATGCGGTACGCCGCATACGTTTCTCATTCTCGCATTAACCGTTGCTGACAAGAGATGGTAAAGCAGGGTAATGTGATAAACTGGTCGCTTCTTCCAAATGCTGCGAAGAAACCAAAAAGAATGCACTTAGAAGAAGACGAAAATGACGGGCTGTTTCATTGCCCTGTACCAGACTGCCATAACGATGGGTTTGGAACTCAAAGAGGGTGTAGAAAACACGTCAAGAAAAAGCACCCATGGTTTTATTACTTTGATGAGAAACCCAGCGACTCAGACATCGAAGCTTCCCGAAGCCAAATGGAAAAGGAGAAGGGGCAACGACGTTCAAGTAATGGCGTCCCATCGTTTGACATGTCTTGCACGTTTGCTGAGCAATTTACCGCGTGGCTCAAGGGCAGTGGTGGGGGCTGCAAAAGTGATCGACAAGCGCAGCAACTGGTTAGCAAATGCTTGAAGTTTCTGAAATTTTGCAGCGAGGACGAGGATCATCTCACATTAGATATTGTGGACTTTTGCTTGTGTTCGCCTAATCTACTTTTCAAATTTGCCGATTCAATGCAGAGCGAGTGGCAGTTGGGTCATGCCGGTCGAATCGGATACCTGGACGCCATTGCAGAACTAGTGACCTACAGGAAAGTAAACGGAGTATCGGAAGCGGTGCTTAGAGGGCTGTCTACGACGGACACATACTTGAAAAAGGTGCGTAAGACCGTCTCAAAAATGATGCGACTACAGTGGACTAGCGATTTAGACATCGATGTGCTAGAGGCCAAAGGGCACTGGGCAACCATGGACGAGCTCCTTGGTGTGGTGTCTCGCTACTTGCCCCGCTACGAGGCCGTGCTGAGAACGTGCAAGGACACGCCCGACAGGGCGTCTCCGTTTGATCTGTCGTTTGCCACTAAATTTCTCGCCGTTTATCTGTTTATCCAAGTCAAGGGCTCGCGGCCAATGACGTATCAGTATCTGACTGTGGACATGGTGCGCACTGCCAAGACTAACGGAGGTTTTGTCGACCagaaaatgttcaaaacagCGGGCAAGTACGGCTTCGACTCGCTCCTTCTGACCGACACAAACATGAGTGTGCTCGAGGGATACATAACCTACATTCGCCCGCTACTCAAACCCAAGTGTGAGTACGTCCTAGTTACGAGAAACGGGGGTCAGCACAACAAGCTCGGTGAGCTGATGagcaaacttgtgtttgaagcGACTGGCAAGTATGTTCACCCCACACGATACCGACAAATCGTCGAGACGTCTAGCTGCAAAGTGCTAAAAAGTGCCGATCGAAGCGCCATCTCTGAAGATCAGAAGCACAGCTCGAACGTCGCCAAAGTGCACTATCGCAAGCAGCGTTCACGCGAAGTCGCCACAAAGGCGCGCGAATGCCTCGAAAAACTACACGGCGACAGTGGCACCAAGCTGGACAAAGAGGTTCTAACGAGGCTCTCCGACCTTTCAAACTCTTCAGAGGATCAAGACGACTGCACGAAGTCGTGCTCTTCAACGGACGAAGTTCAAGAAATCTCCACACCGCCAGCAGCGAGAATGAAGCCTTCAGCCCGAAAACTACCGGCAAAGCAGAAGCGCGAAGACGCTTTTTTGATGACAGAACTGTGCCCGGCTCGCAGAAAATCGCTCCTATTTACGCCCGAAGAGGACAAGTATCTTAAAGTTGGTCTCAAAAGATACGGGTTCGGACAGTGGACTTCGATCTTAAGAGACCCCGACTTCCATTTCCAAAAAGGGAGGAGCCCCAACTCGTTGCTCAATCGAGCAAACAGAAAATACGGCACCATGGATAACCACTTAGTGGACAGGAAAGGCTAGGTGGGACATGATGTACTTACAGTCATTCTAATTTTGGCGTTTCGACATGTTTCTTTGTATTTAGTAAAACTGAATGTATCACGCCACAAGATCGGACTAACAAGCGTCTTACAAAGTGTGCATTAAATTTGGCTGAGAAAACCGTTCAGTCTTGTTTGCCCTTTGTCTGTCGGTTGCGGTTTACGAAACTTGAGTCGGTTGCGTCGTCCCTTGGGTGTCTGGGTGAGGGAACGGCGCTTGGCCGGTGTAGTGAATGCCATCAATTCTATCCCTGGTGATTCCCATCTGTTTGGTTTTGGGCTCCATGATGGGGTCTTTGGTATCTAAAAAAGCGTGAAAGGCTCGAATAATTTGATCagcaaaaaggtaacaaaaacaCATGTTTACCTCTGGCATATCGTCACTTGAGCCTTGGCGAGGAGGGGTGTGTGTCTGGGATGGACATCCGCTGTCTCGAACCAAAGAATCTTGGTCTCTGTCTGCCTCATCGTCGCAGCTTGGTAGCGGATCCCATAAGTTTAGCTACAAATGCGCACATCGTTGGTCGAGGAGCCCCCAGCTGATTCACGCCTTCCGTCTTTCCTCAATCGCCGTCTCGCAAGCCAGAGTTCGAGTGTTGGTATGCTGACTTTTGAGCTTGTCGCTAACAAGTTGCACAAACGCTTTAGCGCTTTTCAACGCCTCGTTCTCCGAGATTGATTGCAATCTCGACGAACATCGGTGCAGCTCAGTCTCAGTCGCTCGCACCCA contains:
- the LOC5517448 gene encoding uncharacterized protein LOC5517448, translating into MVKQGNVINWSLLPNAAKKPKRMHLEEDENDGLFHCPVPDCHNDGFGTQRGCRKHVKKKHPWFYYFDEKPSDSDIEASRSQMEKEKGQRRSSNGVPSFDMSCTFAEQFTAWLKGSGGGCKSDRQAQQLVSKCLKFLKFCSEDEDHLTLDIVDFCLCSPNLLFKFADSMQSEWQLGHAGRIGYLDAIAELVTYRKVNGVSEAVLRGLSTTDTYLKKVRKTVSKMMRLQWTSDLDIDVLEAKGHWATMDELLGVVSRYLPRYEAVLRTCKDTPDRASPFDLSFATKFLAVYLFIQVKGSRPMTYQYLTVDMVRTAKTNGGFVDQKMFKTAGKYGFDSLLLTDTNMSVLEGYITYIRPLLKPKCEYVLVTRNGGQHNKLGELMSKLVFEATGKYVHPTRYRQIVETSSCKVLKSADRSAISEDQKHSSNVAKVHYRKQRSREVATKARECLEKLHGDSGTKLDKEVLTRLSDLSNSSEDQDDCTKSCSSTDEVQEISTPPAARMKPSARKLPAKQKREDAFLMTELCPARRKSLLFTPEEDKYLKVGLKRYGFGQWTSILRDPDFHFQKGRSPNSLLNRANRKYGTMDNHLVDRKG